AAGAGGGAGGAAGAAATCAATCGAGCTGCTGAAATGGCAGATGTGTACCTTAGAAACAACAAGGATACTCTTATAATGACCAGTAGAGAGCTGATCACAGGCAAAAGTGAGTTTTCATATTATCTTATGATGAATACTATTTCCTTTCCATCCTGATTTTGTTTGCATTCACTTTTTTGTGCTTATAACATACTGtagtaaaaaatattaattttggcTGCTGATCATCTGACAATGCCCAGCTCCTTCTGAGAGTTTAGAGATCAATTTCAAGGTAAGCTCAGCACTGGTGGAGATAGTTAGGCGGATAACCACGAGGCCTCGTTATATTCTTGCAAAGGTACTTCTTTTATCCCTGAATGCTTGTATCACATTCTCCTATATTATGTGCATGTTAGTGGAAGAGACATTTATCATGTTCATTACTTTTATGTAGTTCTTTCTTTCCCTCACTTAGCTTTCTGTTGAGAGGTGTCAAATAAAGGGACAAGAGTTCGAAGGATTTGTCAGTCTAATGGTTGACTGACGAAAGTCAAAAGCGGGTCTAGGTTGCAATTGTAAAtacatattatttttcttatttaagaGTCCTAAAGCATGTGTATACTTGCCTAATCCAAAGATAGGGGCAGGGATAATGTGGATAGAAGCAAATAGTAGGTTGAATATGACAAATGACTGTGAATCTAGAGACACAAGAATCAACAGATCTAGAACTTGTTATTTACTCCAGTATGTAACTCTTTTTAAGCATTCAAGAACTAAGGACTAGTGTTTAAGAGGTGGGGGCCTGAGGCGAGGCGTTTATGCAACACGGGGAGAGGCGTAAGCCCTGAGACACGGGGCATAAGTCCCATGGATCTATGGGGCGTATGTCTCATGTATCttcacttttattattttattactaaaaaataagcaaaagtaAAGTTTTCATTAAAAATCCTGCAAATCctgcaaataaattcaaataaatcaccaataatataaaaagaattattataattattatttgagaaaggtaacaacacaaaaaatgataatagcctagataatctttaaaatgaaatcttcATTTACTTCATAATCAATCTCCAGATCTATTAGTCCTTCCCGACCTCAACTAATATTTGCACTGActtttatttgtatattcataGAAGAAGAAGGTCAAAAAGTGTAAGAGCAATGACAAAAAATAGATAAAGTTGCTTCAGGAAAATAGTGTTATGAAATCTCTATCATATCAATTTCAAGCATAATCATCTAAAAGAAACTATTTATGGcagtgttattttctatgagagttgctttctttatttatatagtTTAGTAAAAATCACTACAACATGATaacataaagtataaatatcattataccaataataaaaatcataatttatagcaaaaatatttttaaaataataaaaattaaatttaacgcCCGGGGCGTACGCCTTTACGCCTGGGAATTacgccccaaattctagggCGTACGCCCTATGGATCTACGCCTTTCATTTGCGCCCCGGAGCGTTTTTGGTACCCCCGCCCCGAAAACGCCTCTAAAAACACTGCTAAGGACACCTTTGGGGGAAATAAATCTGACAACTTCATTTTTTAAGTAAAGAAAACTAAGGACACTATGCCCGACTTTTCTAATCAGGGTTCTTGTTCGTCCTCTTTTTCTAGTTGCACTCGTTTAAGGGAACCTAAACTTCTTttttaaactcttttacttgaaaGCATGTACTGTCAATCTTTTCGGTGAAACAACATCTCTATCTTGCTTCATTATCTTGAATATTCTCTGAAAATGTTCAATGAACTTAAATAAACAGAAATTGTTGTAGTGTTTGACCGAttgcttttcttcttctttcatagGGAGGAATTACCTCATCGGATCTTGCTACAAAAGCTTTAGAGGCAAAACGTGCTAAAATAGTGGGACAAGCTCTTGCAGGTATTCCATTGTGGCAGCTTGGTCCTGAAAGCAGACATCCAGAGGTTCCATATATCGTCTTCCCAGGTAATTTATGGTAGTTTCTTATCGCTGTTGGATACCTGTACTTTGGATCCCTAATATATAGCTATCAATGTGAACATCAGGTAATGTTGGCGACAGTAAAGCTCTGGCAGAGGTAGTGAAAAACTGGGCTCATCCTGGCAGATTATCGACTAAGGAACTCCTGCTGGTAAAATGGCGCTCTGCTTTAATGATTTTCCCGTTTCTTTTACATCTGGCCTTAAACTATCAGTTCTGGCAATAGGAAGCTGAGAGGGGAAAATATGCTGTTGGCGCTTTTAACGTCTACAATTTGGAAGGAGTTGAGGCAGTTGTTGCTGCAGCAGAGGAGGAAAATAGTCCTGCTATCTTACAGGTATAAGCAGAGTCGTCATTAGTGGTAGCCCTACTAGCCCTGATAAGTTTACTTTAGAATGTTGACATTGttacaacttttgaaaacaatttttgCATGCACTGTAGAAAGACACTccctccatccatttttacttgtccagtattgACTTGGCACACCCCTTAAGGAGCAATAAATAcaatgacaattttactatatcaccctTTGAATATGATAATTCAATATTTGGGAAATGATTTTagttaataataagggtaaattaggaactaagtgataaattcTGTCTAGGTTTTCCAAACTGGACAACTAAAAGTGGACATCTATTTTTtgtatagtggacaagtaaaagtagacGGAGGAACTaacatttttcttaaatttgtaATAGTGCTAAAAAATCACGAAAGACGACCACATCGTGTTCCTTtgaagattcttttttttttttttttttgttatcttGATACTACTAATCTGttttaattttcacttttaatattttacttCAGAATACCTGACGTGATAGTTTTTAACTTTCTTAGATTATATAAGTTAGTTTACAGGAGATActatgacattttttttttgtggtccTTTGATTGAGGGCTCTATCTTAGTTTATTACTTTTTTCTAGGttattactttttaaatttgaagttcTTCACTTTCCCACATCTTTTTCCATCTTCATATATGTTCTTCTGACTGCTTAATCTGTTGATGGGGGGAAAAGAAGGGAAGGCATCCCTATTTGAACTTAATTTCTGGTTCATGTGCTACAATAAGATTCTTTGCCTTTTTTTATCCTCCAGATCCATCCTAGTGCATTAAAGGAAGGAGGAGTTCCACTCGTCGCATGTTGCATATCAGCTGCAGAACAAGCATCTGTAAGTGATATTCTAGATAATGAGTCAAATTGTAGCCACCCTGgaataatgaataaataaatggaTAAAAATTGAACTGCTGCTCCTACTAGACAAGAAACATGGATTTGCACTACAGTGACTAAGCGAGCCTGTTTGCTGCTGCAATTTTTTGTGGACAAGTGAAAAATCAATATAAGCAGTGATCAATCAAAAGATAGGATCAAAAAGactgtccacttagccatttgcacaccccttaagaaaataccaactcctagaaaaaaaataggtaatttgactaaattgcccctaattaaataggtattgggatttgatcacatagcacttaataggggtaaatctgaaaaaataaggttaattcttttttgatttgataagtggacactctttttgatccggagggagtatgttTCTTTGCTAATTATAGGGGATTTTTAAATCTATCAATAGGATAAAAcagcataaaaagaaagaaatatttacTTAGAAATGATTGAGTTGCTCCAGTACTTTTTAGCATAACTTGCACAGGCTTTTGAAGCGGTAAAACATGAAGTTTCCTATATATTATGGATTATGTCGGGTGTCAAATCTGTGATCCAGAAAAGGTCTCCTCTCTTAATATCTATGCTCTTGGATTAACAATTTAGTGTTAGAAATGTTGAACAGATGTAGGGCTTGAGGagtaattattttttgtcatgTCATATATCTGAACTTCTATCATAGGTATGTATAAACAGGGTTTTTTGGATGAATGAAAACTTAACTTGGAAATTCTGAGTGGTGATCATTGTGCCTCTGCGTGTTCTTTATCTTGCTTGATCTCCGAGAATGCATTAACCATATACATAATGACAGGTTCCTATAACAGTTCACTTTGACCATGGAAATTCCAAGCAAGAGTTATTGGAAGTTCTTGAGATGGTTAGTTTCATTTGCTAGTAGTGAACATACTTATTATGCTGCCCCCCTTTATTAAACTTTTTGCCCAACCAAATTGAGCTCAAAGTTTCTTATGTCAGTGTGCTAACTCCTAACTTCAACCACTACAGGGATTTGACTCACTCATGGTAGATGGCTCACACCTTTCGTTCAAGGATAATGTTTCCTATACAAAGTACATTTCTTCATTGGCACACTCGAAGAAGATGTTGGTAGAAGCTGAATTGGGAAGATTGTCAGGTACTGAAGATGATTTGACTGTAGAAGACTATGAAGCAAAGCTGACTGATATTAATCAGGTTCCTTCCCCTCCCTCTCTTTCCCTCTCCCCAGCCCTTCACCCCCTggttaaagttaattttttcacttttcaaacTTGctttcatatgatgattttcaGGCAGATGAGTTCATTGATGCAACGGCCATAGATTCTTTGGCAGTGTGCATCGGAAATGTTCATGGAAAATATCCTCCAAGTGGCCCAAATCTTAGACTTGATTTGCTGAAGGTCTCGTGCATATTTTCTCTCCCTTTTTTGATTCTTTTCCATCTTCTAACGTAAGATCAGGGTTAGCTGACCTTGGGTTTTTAATATGCCAATCAATATGGACCACGAGGGAGGACAATATTTAGTCAAAAACACTTCAATATATCAGATTTCTGCTTTTTTCCATGAGAAAATGACCACTTGCAAAGATATGCATGATGCTAAACATTTTTGTGACCTATGATTACTCATGTCACGTTTTTATACTTTAACTCACTCATTTCTCCCCTTTTTCTGAGTACAGGACCTCTATGGCTTGTGTTCAAAGAAAGGAGTTCATGTTGTTCTTCATGGAGCTTCTGGGCTGTCAAAGGAAATAATAGAGGTATACGAAACTCTTTTAACACCTTTGTACTGATTCATTTTAGTGAAATAGATAAAGGGCAAGAGGGAAGTTGAACAGGCTGAGTACAAATAAAAGGATGGAATTGGGATTTCCTTAGATCGTGTGGCAACTTAAATTTATAAGGGTAATTGTGGAAAATTTCTCGCTGTTGAAGGTCCTATCCCTACCATTAATGTTTTAACAAGCTTAGTGGTAATCGGGGGTTGGTGATGGCCCTTTGATGATTTGAGACTCCTTGAAGAAATGCAAAAGAACAACAACTGCACTTCAATCACAAACTAGTTTAGATCGGCATATAAATCCTAAAACATCCATCCTCCATCTGCGCTctttcatttcaagacttaGTTCGTTAAGTTCTTGAAGATTTTGTTTCGGTAAACAAgtcatttttttggttttactGCTAGGATTAGATTATAGACAATCCCAGATTAACGTTCAGCTTACTCTTACTGTAATGAACAGGAATGTATACGGCTAGGTGTCAGAAAGTTCAATGTTAATACTGAAGTGCGCAAGGCTTATATGGATGCATTGAGTAGCCCAAATAAGAAGGATCTCATTCATGTCATGGCTTCTGCAAAAGAAGCCATGAAAACAGTGATTGCTGAAAAGATGCGTCTGTTTGGCTCAGCAGGGAAAGCTTGTTAATGTTCTCGGCCATCCCTAAGCTAAGATTAAGGGGGTGACACACCTGATCAAGCGGGCTACTCCTGGGAACGAGGATAGGTAATATTATTATGTGGTTTATGATCGTTATCACAAATTGAATATCGTGTTAATGTGTTTGCCCTAGCCCGTAAGAATAATAAAGGTACAAGTTGTAACATCAGATGCCCGTCAGCACGCCTTACTATCATGAGCTCTTTTAGCCTCTACTCAAGACTCGTGGCAGTTTGTGAAGTTCAataatcattctttctttttcccattCTCTTGTTACTATTTATTATGGTTTAGATTTGCTTGCGTCTTGGATTTTACAAGTCAATGTAAATGACGCTAATGATCTTGTAATGAAGAAGACGGAAATAATCTTCATGTTCACCATTTTCGCTCCCCAAACGCCGGTCCTGTTTTGCAATTTACATTCTATTTTTGTTATTTCTACCAGCTTTTCGTTGGAATTTAAATTGATTTCTTGCAAGacagagattttttttttgacttctAACTCAAGGTTTTCTCACGTGATTATAAGAGGGTCACTTGGAACATAAAGAAACGATTAACATTGCACAATCTGTCTTAAGTAAAAAAGTATGATAAATCCACTTAATAAGGTTATTTCTCAGACATTAATGTATCTTGTTTTAGAAGCGTTTACTTAAAGTTTGATGTAGTTGTTCTGCAAAGGGTGACAAAAACGGAAAATTTTGTATCGTCAAGATATATTTTCATTGACCGGAGGAAGTAGCATGTTAGTTTAtcatttattaaaatataaaaatattcagTAATGTCTTAATtatcaaatactccctccgtttcataatGAGTGTGTTTCTAAAACATGcgtattaaaaaattattgatgCAATttgaagtttaccaaattatttctatataataaaaataaattatttttttctcttgattagagcatgcactaGTAGTATATCTTTTAACATCATTCAGATGTTACTTTTAACTTGTTAgtttttgtctaagggtagaattgaaaaaaaaaatagttaatttatgtcttgattttgTAAGATGAAATTAACGACAAAATTTTTTAGGTAGGTGTGTCTTTTAAGTAACATGATTGTATAATTTTTTCGAGAAAAAAATCAGCCCGCTATCACAATTCACAAAAGAGAAGGATTCATAAACACAAAATGTTTCAAAATCTTGGGAGAAAACAATATTAAACTAAAGAGGTAATCCCTCAATAGAAGATCTCTTTATATCTCAACTCCAAAATCCATGGGAcgttacaaaaaataaatccaCTCGACTTAAATGGATAAATACCAGCACGtagaaagaaaaatacaaaatcaatAATTGATCTTATCTTCCAAAAACGCTTTTAAAAGATATGACGTATTAATTTTCTATGAAATTACAACTTATCCTCATGTAACCCCCACTTTAAATTAAATCATACGGACAAAACGGAGCACAATAAAGGAAAAGTGCAACACAAACAGATGCCAGCAACATTAAAACTCTGATTTTCTCTATCTCGTCccttatatacacacacatctTTCAGTGTTATAGTTGTCAGCAAAAACACGAGTCCGTTGCATTTTGCACCCTTAATGTGTGTTATGTTTTGTGATTTGTGACTTATCTATTTTATTTCACAATTCAACAGCAAAAcaataaaattcttttttttttttaaaacagggcaaaatgaaataaaaaagacaaaataaaactcaaataagaaaagagagttcaaatttaaaaacaatattaaagataaagaggTAAGTTCAATAGAAGATCTCTTTATATCTCTATGATTACCTcgattttcttctctctttgcAAATTTAAGTTTTCCTTTTGAcgttacaaaaaataaatccaCTCGACTTAATTTGAAGATTCCATTTAGGagcctagaaaaaaaaataaaaatcattttattcttgtaatttaaagaaaaatgaattctCGCAATTTTTGACAATCTTAGATCTAATGAGGTTTCCAAAAACGCTTTTAAAAGATTATGGATGCACATTAATTTTCTAATGAAATTACAACTTATCCTCATGTAACCCCCActttaaattaaatttcttcTGAATTTGTGGATAGCACCAAGGACAAAAGGTTTGGGAGGGCCACCACAATAAAGGAAAACCGTGCAACACAAAGAATGATGCCAGCAAAACCCAAAAgaattataataaataaaatctcaaaaatcagaaaattgcaaaaataaataagcaaatataagaaaaaatgaTATATTATTTGTCccttatatacacacacatctTTCAGTGTTATAGTTGTCAGCAAAAACACCATATCAAAAAACCTTAATCTTTACAATAATGGCGGAACCAAAAATCTTCGAACTCAACAATGGAACAATGCAAGTGAAAGTCTCCAATTTGGGTTGCACCATTCTCTCCTTGTCTGTACCAGATAAAGATggtaccttttctttttctaattctCCTTTGATCTTTTACTCTTCTTTGTTATATCCATCATAAAAATTGGATCTTtcttgttttcaatttttttttttttttaaactgatgtttgattatgtgtttgattgtttttTTAAGGGAATTTGGGTGATGTGGTTCTTGGATTTGATACCCTCGAGCCATATCAGGCAAGTAGAATTAtgtactagttttttttttttttttttttttcttgaaacccATTGTTTCGTGGCTTGATCTTTTGCTTCTGTTATAGAATGAACTGAATTTGCTGATCTttgagttttttctttttggtgaaTTATTGGAATTGTGTGATCAGAAAGGCTTAGCCCCATTCTTTGGGTGCATTGTGGGTCGAGTGGCAAATAGGATTAAAGATGGAAAGTTCTCTTTGAATGGAGTTGATTACACTTTACCCATCAATAAGCCCCCAAACAGTCTCCATGGTAAGATCTTGTGAACTTTGGACTACTTTGTGTACTTGTTTTCTCTATTAGTTAAGTTACTTGTGTCCAAATTACTGTAATTTGATGTCACAGTATCCGAAAAAATTTGATCTTTATATGCTAGATCATCACTGATGATACCCGGAACAAAAAGGGGTTGTGGTGGGGTGGTTACTATGTTTCTGAATAGTCCATTTtatagaattttcttatttcacTCGATGTTTGTCTGTTAGATCTTCTTGTCGTAATGATACCACTGAAAAAAATTCTTCTCCGTCAGAATTTGTAATTTGGCCTACTTGTGTTCCATATATTAGAACATTCATGAGCTTCATCAATGGATAGATATCTGTTGATGAACATTTGTTAGCTTCACCAATTTCAGGAAGTTAAATACCTTCATGAGGTCACAAATTCTCAAGGATTTTTGTCTTACTGTTAGCAAAGACATAGTCCTGTGTTCTATTCTCTTTTCCTTCCATATGTCTGGTGATTGTGGCATGAATCTTTATCAATGAGTATGATGTTTCGGAATAGTGAGTTACCATGATATGCACTGGTAATTTCAGTTAGTGTTAGCAACTAATAAAAACCTGATcaaccggaaaaaaaaaaaaaaaaaaagccacaGGTAAGAAATAATAAGTTGCCTCCATGGTTCGAGCTGTGGAAACAACTTCTTGTAAAAATGcagggtaaggctgcgtacaatagacccttgtggcggcccttccccagaccccacgcatagcgggagcttagtgcaccggccTGCCCTTTAATAAGAAAAGGCAACTTTCTGTGTAGTGGAGAGTGGAGACTTCCTGCTAAACATTATTGTCCGTGGATGCAAGTCTTTGGTAATTAAATGACTTTATTCTCTTTTGCTTGTACTCTTAATGCTACtacttttttctcttcaaaGGTGGGCACAAGGGTTTCGACAAGGTTGTGTGGGAGGTTGCTGAACATAAGGAGGGTGAACATCCATCAGTTACCTTTAAGTATCATAGTCATGATGGCGAGGaaggttctctctctctctagccCTTCATCCTCAACTAATAGTCTGCTTGGCTAAGCTTTTGAGAAGgaaaaagtgcttattttataAAGTTTAGGTTTTTATCCACGTTTTTGGAgcaaaaataagtgcttttaaTTAGTAGCAGAAACTATTTTCAGAAGCTAATAAAAAGTAGCTTTTCTCCATTAGCACTTTTGGAACATTGGCCAACTTGATTAGCTAAACACAAACTGCTACTCTTCAAAAGCACTTCTCAAAATAAACAGATTTtggaagcttggccaaacaggctataaggcAACAAGACTTACTGCCTGATTTGCCTTTGTATACAGGTTACCCGGGAGACCTTTCTGTTACTGCAACTTACACGCTTACCTCTAAGACAACACTCAGACTTGACATGGAAGCTGTGCCCGCAAATAAGCCGACTCCTGTTAGTTTAGCCCAGCACACCTATTGGAACCTCGGTAGTCATAATTCCGGAGATATTCTCGATCATACAGCCCAACTATGGGCAAATCATATTACACCTGTTGATCAGAACACAATCCCAACCGGAGAAATAATGCCTGTGAAAGGCACTGCTTTTGATTTCACTGCTGAAAAGCAGATCGGCCGTGATATCCAGCAGGTTGGCTTAGGGTATGACCATAATTACGTGCTCAACTGTGGAGATGAGAAAGACGGCTTAAAGCATGCTGCAAAAATCAAGGATCCAAAGAGCTCCAGAGTTCTCGATTTATGGACCAGTGCTCCGGGAATGCAGTTTTACACTGCAAACTATGTGAATGGAGTTGTTGGTAAAGGTGGAGCTGTGTATAACAAGCATGCTGGAGTCTGTTTAGAGACTCAAGGGTTTCCAAATGCTGTCAACACACCAAATTTCCCCTCTGTTATCGTTCAGCCTGGCGAGAAGTACATACACAACATGGTGTATGAATTTTCAGTTGAACAGATTGTTTAGGATTTTTATTGAAGAGCAAATGAACTAATAAAGGTACTTCTTTAGCTTGTGAAGTCTGTCCTTTTTTGCTAGAACTAAGTTGAAAACGTCTGAAGTTGTTGGTAACTTTTCTTGAGGAGTGAGTAACTTGTTGGTATATTTGCTTTtgtcaactctttattttacAAATAGCTGTTTGGTTTTACATTCATAGTCAATTTTTCGCCCCAACTTGAAGTTGAGttttttcaagtttgaaaattGGTAAAAACCTCAACATTTTATAAATACCCTTTTTCAATGTAACTTCAGTTACCATTTTTTAAGTAACACTGAATTCATGTCCAAGAGTAACACTCAATTCATGTCCAAGAGTAAAACTAGTATCTTTGTCAAATATTTGACAGAATGGTGAGCCCCATAGGTCTGCCACGAGATTTTCTGGTCATTTGATTAACAAAATCCCAATCCTCACTTGTTTAAGTGCGGTATGGTTCGCAatttcagtatatttatattgctattgatTAGTACCATGTATTATCGAATTAGTTCGAAAAGAAAACGGATTATCATACATCAAGAGAAGAAGAACGTACCCGTAGTTACTTTTAAACTTACATGCAAACGTATAGGATGATGAAATTCAAAACTCCGAAGCTTAAGGTTCAAATATTTGACATGTAAGACATATTTCTTCTCTTGCCACTGTTGCAAGAGATCAGTTAGGCAATTTTGCTCTTGAATGTACAATCTTTTCTCCAGTTTAAGAGTCAAAACAGCTAGTCGCTAGAGTAAgcataagaaacaaaaaaatggcAGATCTCCTACTTTAACAAAACTCATGCTCACATCCTATATCTACAAATTCCCACCTTGTCCATCTAGATATGCAATTCCCCTTTGCAGGATTCTCCCGGAAAATTTCCACTTGTACCACAGGAATATCGTTTCATGGCCATAACAGTGAGCAGATGAACTTGATAGTCATCTCTCAAGGGAAAGATTATACATAAGAAGTCTATCCTCAAGGCGCCAAATCCAGTATCAGTAAGCGAGTCTTCGCCCATTGACATAATGCCATAATTTCGTTGTccctaaaaaatatttaagaaagGCTATACTTACTTATTATTAACAAAAGTGCAATAAAGCACTAAACTGTAGAGGACTAATGCAAGTTGTATCAAGATATCCAATTTCTTATAGGTAATTCAATCTCAGATAATTACCTGACCTCAGCATCTCACTTTGTCCGAATCAGTTCAAGGGGAAAACTTTCCGCTGCATGCTACAGATGAGGATACAACTTTAGACACAGTACATAAGTGCAACTATTGACAGGAGATGGAGATGCTCACCCATGATTTAAGAGTTTTGAAATTGGATTTCGAATGCACCTTCGATTGCTCTGACTGAAATGTTATTACGAGGGTGACTTTGAACTCAATGGAAAATGGACTGCACAGATGATTATATCAGCCATTATGCTACTAGTATAACAGCAAGGGgagaaaaatgatttaaatgTGAACATAAGGCAAGGATGTCAAAACAATTCAAACAGATTAATTTCCAGCCCTCGGTCCTAGATTCTATTGTAAGTTTCACTGATATCCCCAAAACAGCTCCCATGTGTTCCTTGTCCGAACCATCTTCGAATAAAAACATAAATGAGCAACTTCTATGGACTGATGAAATACATTGGGCTAACTCTTTTTTGGTTGATAtctaattatcaaaaaaaatccAGTAAATGTGCCCTGTGTACCATGAGATAAGAGGGGTGAACTCAGTAATATGAGCTGCGAAAATATCTAACTCATCCGTGGTGCATAAACTAATAAATGTACTCTTTCCTCTGTATGGTCTAGAAGAGCAATTATAAATCTGGCATTGACTCATGTGCAAGCATAATTTGGAATCCGTCGTGTTTTCTGCATTACATAATGTACAATGTACCAACAAGATGAACTCTTGAGAGGCCAAAGGCACTAGCAGACAATCATGGGAATTTCTAAACAAGAACGATGTTGAATGGATCGAGCACATACCCAGCAAAGATTGACGGACAAGTCAAAAGACGGGGAAGAATGATGTAGATGGGTAGAGTCATGCCTCGACATACATCTCCATCTGCTATCTAATAAACAAGACAAGTTTCCCGCCAATATCAGCAGGAGGAATATGgtataacttttttttcttggaaatacAGGAGCAGTTACAAACCTGAGTTGTCTGTATCAGAGAGGATTCACTTGCTATCTTTTCCCCGACCAAAATTGACTCTACCCGGAGCAAGTGAATGTCAATGGATTGGACAGGTACAGCAGATGCTTCAACAGTTAGCTCACCCTCAATAGGATCCGACAAAGAACATAGCGTGCATACTTTACCGCTTACCCTAAATCCCCCTATTCAGGATAAAAGTTGCAACATCCAACTGTTATATCCTTGTTCAATTAACAATGCTATATATCAAAACATAATTCTGGATGCAAAGCATAACATAAACAAGGCTTTCGTCCAGGATTGATTTTTGAATTATCTTAGGATTTGACTATTCCACATGTACTAAGattaaaaagaacaaaaatccCTAATTTGAGCACTTTTTCAAGTCATATCTTATGAATCTTATTCTTGAAAATCCACTTTTTTCGAATACCAAAAAGCACACTTATTTCTAGGATTTTCACTGCGAATACTTTTGATGCATCATTCATCTGATTGATCAGTAGTTTTAGTTACCCTCCTCCTATGTATTAACTTGTACAAGTGGATATAAAATGGAGACTATAACTTGTAGTTGTACGCAACCATACCATTTGGAATCAAATGCCCAAATACAACTCAGAGCTTACTATGCATTTTCTTATCCAACAACAATCACTCAttaaatatgattttaaatGGGAAATCAAACACCTTAATACGT
This DNA window, taken from Lycium ferocissimum isolate CSIRO_LF1 unplaced genomic scaffold, AGI_CSIRO_Lferr_CH_V1 ctg32, whole genome shotgun sequence, encodes the following:
- the LOC132043976 gene encoding uncharacterized protein LOC132043976, whose protein sequence is MAEPKIFELNNGTMQVKVSNLGCTILSLSVPDKDGNLGDVVLGFDTLEPYQASLAPFFGCIVGRVANRIKDGKFSLNGVDYTLPINKPPNSLHGGHKGFDKVVWEVAEHKEGEHPSVTFKYHSHDGEEGYPGDLSVTATYTLTSKTTLRLDMEAVPANKPTPVSLAQHTYWNLGSHNSGDILDHTAQLWANHITPVDQNTIPTGEIMPVKGTAFDFTAEKQIGRDIQQVGLGYDHNYVLNCGDEKDGLKHAAKIKDPKSSRVLDLWTSAPGMQFYTANYVNGVVGKGGAVYNKHAGVCLETQGFPNAVNTPNFPSVIVQPGEKYIHNMVYEFSVEQIV